AGCACCTAAATAATGCTCTGGACAGTCCTTTATCATGAATTTCAACCAAAGAGAATAATCATCTTCTGAAATTTCACTTGATTTTAAACAATCAAATAATTCCTGAAATTTATCAAAACTAAGCACGTCCTTCATTCTATTTAAAGATCCATAATAACCATTCTTTTCTAAATCTCTTTTCAAAAGCTCTGGATATTTATCAGGACTTATCTGACTTAAACAAAATTCAAATACATCAGGATAGCCATTATCATGTGCTGCATGCACTGCAATTTTCATAAAAACCTCATCTTTCTCCCGAGCACTTAACTCACTTTCAGGTAATGATTTTATCTTATTCCAAAAGAATTCCACCGCTTCTACACGTCTTCTCCTCGAACTTATTGCTGCACGGTGTAAACCAAAGACATAAGGATGCTGATCTTTTAGATCTAACTCTGAAATGTATCCACTAATGAAATGTGACCAAAATTGCATCATTGCATCTGTACACCAATTTCCACTTACTGATTTGACTAATTTTTTTATTGCGTCTGAATCTCCATCTTTTATTTTATCTTCCTGTTTAAAATGTTCAAATAGAGAGATTATATCCTCTTCTAAGCAACACCAACATGCGATTTGGTAAAGATAAAAGTCCTTCAGTGGATTACTTGTACCCTTCCAACTCTGAGGTTCTATCATCTTTTTAGCAACTACTCTTCTATTGAGTTTAATGCCATGTATTGTATCGGTTTTTTCCCAACATTCTTCATCTGATAATATATCAAGAAAAAAGGGAAGATTTCCGGTATTGATAGTCTCCAAATACCCCCGCCCCCAATTTCTTATTTGAAGTTGTTTAGATGCTTTATAAGGATCATCATCCTTAACAATAGAGAAAGCTACCTTAGTCAGATCATCTAAATCCATAATTCCCCCCATAAACAAAAGCTTATTAAGATACAGAACTATGATGATTTATACATTCTATATCACTTTCAACATGATAATACATCTTTGTAACCTGTCAATCACTATTGTAGAAAAATTTTCTAACTAAAATAATTTTCAATAAAAGCTTCTTGACAGGCTCAATATAAGATCTTTTGTTTGCTTTTATATTCTGTTTTTTGTCATAAGCTTGCCTTAATTCTTCTTTGGTTATTCTAAAACAAATTACTATTAATTTAGTAGCGTGTCTTATTAAAAAACTAAACAATACACCCATTTCCAGCACTCAAAACCAAGGGTGGTGAGAAGTGTTTTTCTTGGGATGTGTTGGTCTACCAAACAATACGTTCGAACTTTTCTATATAATAATTCTACTATACTATAAAGTCAGCTATATTAACCTACTTTTGCCACATTTAGATATGAACTAATTTGTTTGGCTTTGTTGCAACAATTTTGCGTTTTTATTTTCACAACGCTGCTTTTATTTAAATTGTTCTCACAAAGGTAGGTACTATTTTTGGAGAAAGTAAATAATTAAAATTTTTGTGACGCTAAAGGGACTTGTGTTTTTATAAAAGTAATACTTTTTATGATAAAAAGAGCATACAAAATAATAGCCACAAATCCAAGTTTTTCACAAACTTTAAAACTCTTATCTCCTACAAGAAGGTCCTGCAATTGCTTCATTAGTTACATTGTTAAATACAGAGCTTGGCGCTTGCGTTTGTATAGCTCTTTTTCTTTGTTCTTCCTGCATATCTTGCAAAACAGTACTTATAACTACTTCTATCAATTCATCACTAACAGCGCCTTCTCTTACAACTCGTTCTTCATTAAACTTTATTTCTTCCATTATTGCACCTAGCACCTGCTCTAGAGAAAAGTTGTACTCTATAATACACTTCACAATCTCCCGTTTAATCTTTCTTTGATCTTTCAATATTGCTTTCCCTAATTTACTATCCATGTTGAAGTCAGATAACCTTTTCGTAAAAAGATCCTCCACTTCCTCAATAAGTTTTGCTTTGTGTTTTGCTTGTCTTAATTCTTCTTCTGCTTTCTCTCGTTCTTCTTTCAATTGCTTAGATTCTTCTCTTTGCCTTTGGAAAGCTGTTTTCTTGCTTTGAAATCTATTACTCAATAATTCCTCTAAGCGTTTTAACATGAATACTATTACATTTCCTATTTCTTCTTTAGTCGGTACTTTACCTACCTTCGATTCCTTATAGGATCTCTTTACCTCTTCATTTAATTCATTATCATCATTCTTAACATAGGAATTTACCATAGCTCTTGTATGAAATAGTAATTCTCTGTAGGATAACTTATCCTCCTTTATGTTATCTTTATAAGATAATTGATTTTTCTTCTCTATTCTCTCTTCATGCGATGATTCACCCTCTACCTCTTCTTTGCTTTTTTCTTTCAAAACTTCCTTGCTATCTTTACTTTCTTTCAGTATGGAACTTATCTTATCAAGAGCATCTGAGTCGAAACGATAACCCTGAAGACTATAGCAATTCTTTTTGTCCTTAAGTAGTTTAGTAGCAAACTTATAGTATGCTTCCATCAAAGTAAAATAGTCTAACATAGGTAGTACAAAATTCTCATCTGGATTCACGCCATAAGATTGCCCTACTAGCATTTCATATTGTTCCTTGCTCTCTTTTAAGAACTTTTCTACTGCTTCCTTTATTACCTCAAGCAACTCAGATTTTTCACAACGAGCATTCAAAGACTCTAAGTAATCTACCCAACATTTATAATATTCCTCCACATCCCATTATAAGCACTATCAAACTCCTTCCATCTTACTTCTATAACGTTGCTTAAAGACTCAATTTCTTTATATGTTATGTTCTTTATTGCCAACAACTTTTCACAAAGGAATTCAACAGATGCCTTTGCATCTTTTAAGTACCTATTTCTTGCCCTCATCAAAAATTCTTCTTCCTGATCAGTCAAGCGACTCAACTCAAACAAAGCAGAATTTCCATCTATGGACGACACCTTTATGGTCCTGACTAATTTATCAATCCTACTTGCCTCTTCTAACCTATTTTCTTCCCTATATGCTTCCTGTGCAGTTTCAGGTACTTTTTCATCACTAGAAATAAGATTGTTGCTTTGTAGTAATTTTTTACATGAACCTATTATATCAAACCCTAATACCATTTTCCCTCCAAGTTTATGATAACTATAAAGATAACTTAGCCTTGCAACGTAAAGTTGATGCAACGCAACGTTAGTAAATAAGGAATAGATTAAGCGTGAAGCAATCGAGTAATCATTGTAGTTCACCTGCTCTATTTATTTGTTCTTCAGTGATCGTAATATCCTCTATCTGTTTACTCCATGGCCACCACCAATACTGCGGCATTCTCTCTAGTGCTTTCAGCAATTTAACACAATCCTCTTGGCTTACCACCCCAGCCTTTCTTTTTGTCATTTGATAGTCAACGGCAAGTGTAGTTATAATCCCTAGTACTATTAGGCTAGAAGTTACTACTGCAGCAAGATATACCCTGCGTGTTGATACAAATGAAACAAGCCCAGCAGAAAAAGCAACTATAGGAGTGAAAAAAGCTCCAACTCTTATATAGTCTGTGCGATAATCCCTTATCCCATATAACTCATCAAGTAAAATTGGACCAAACTCCCATCCAAATAACCGATACTTTCTACGACTAGATAAGAACTCAACAACATTTTTTTGCCACTCAGGCAAACTGGATGCATGTTTCATCAATTTCTCCCCATTCCTATATTTGCACCATCCGAAACAATGAAGCTCTATCAAACCCACGTCCATATTTAATCTGAAGTTCTTTTGCAAGTTGGGAGATGATTCGTTTGCCATAGTCTGCACGTTTGTGCTTTAAGATATCTTGACCAATTCTGAAGCCAATTTCCCAATTTAACAATACTAGAGTAGAATTGAAATGTGTAGCAAGATGATTCTTTGCTCTATCTATTAAATTACTAATATCCCCTAATAAGCTAGTAGTGATATCCATCAACGCTATTTTCAATAAAGAACCATTATAGCACAAAAACTAACTTTCCTAGATTTTAATATGTATGCAAGAGGTTACTTTCACCCCGAAAAAACATTACTACTTCCTCTTATTACCTTAAATCCACAGGAAAATCTCGCTTGAGTGAGGCTATATCTACACACTACGTTTTCTTTATTTTGCTTATAACTTCCACAAGCAGTGCAAACATAAATGAAGAATACAAATATCCTTTTGGTAATTCTATATGAAATCCATGAAGTATGAGGTACACACCGACAAGTAAAATAAATAAGATAGCAATTACTTTTAAGCCTGGGTTAGATTTGATTAACTGGGCGGTATAACTTGATAAAAACAGCATTGCTAGCATGGAAAATGTAAATGCTGTAGCAATTATTATCATGTTATAAGTTAATGCTATAGCAGTTAATATCGAATCAACTGAAAAAACTAAATCTATTAATATAATTTGTAGCACAACTAAAAAAAATTTTGATTTAACGTTTGCTTTCTTTTTATTTTTCTTACATACAAAGATGTCATCCCATAACTCCATAGAGCTTTTAACAATAAGAAATAATCCCCCTGCGATCATAAGTAAATCTCTTGCTGAAATATTTAGCGATGCAGTGTGAAATATAGGTTTTTGCATTGACAATATAGATGATGTAAAAAATAGTATTACAAAACGCATTAATAGCGCTAATCCAAGGCCCATAAGGCGCACTCTTTCTCTCAGCGCATTTGGTACCTTATCTATTGCTAGAGAAATAAAGATTAAATTGTCTACACTAAGTATAGTTTCAAGTAGTGTAAGTGTCAGTAAAGTCCAAGCATCAGCTAGCATTTTTGTCCCAAATTCGGCTCTTCTTACTCTACAATAGATGTGTAAAAATTAAGTGACTTCACTCAGAAGTTTTATAGCAGCTCTCCAGAAAAACAGGATAACTGCTAATATAAAGTTCAGCAGCTTCTTCTATTTTCGTTTTTGAGCAAAATCAATAATAAGAGAGTTTCTTATTTTCATACACGCAAACAAGATAAAGCCTTATTTTCGTTTTTGACTTTATTTGAAAATAATACATATACTATGAACATTGTGTGCTGGGTTGAATGATAAGATAAAGCCTTATTTTCATTTTTGACTTTATTTGAAAATAATACATATACTATGAACATTGTGTGCTGGGTTGAATGAATGGATATTAAAGAATCACCTCCGGGTAAAGTTGTTAGAGCATTCGCTGGTTATCAGGCATTTCCCTTGCCACCAAAATTTGAATGGGACAATGATTTAGTTAATAGTCTTTCCAGAGCAGATCATATTTTGGGTATGTTATCCAGGGAAGGAGCTAAATTGCCTAACCCTCATCTTCTCATACGACCCTTTATAGCACGTGAAGCAGTTCTTTCAAGTAGAATCGAGGGAACTCAAGCAACTCTTGGTGAAATTTTGGCTCAAGAAGCAGGTGCTAATGTAGATCGCAATCCCGATGATTTACAAGAAGTACGCAATTATATATCAGCGCTTGATTATGGCCTAAAACGTTTACAGTCCCTTCCAGTGTCGCTCCGATTAATTAAGGAAATTCACGGGAGGCTGATGCAAAGTGCAAGGCCAGGGGAATTTCGTCTAGTACAAAACTGGATTGGAAGTCCAGGGTGTACAATAAATACGGCAAAATATGTCCCGCCAGCACCAAATGAATTGATAAGTTGCTTGCGCTCTTTTGAAAAGTTTCTACATGATAGAACATTACCCCCACTTATACATATAGCTCTATGTCATTATCAATTTGAAGCGATTCACCCATTCTTGGACGGCAATGGACGTATTGGACGTTTATTAATAACATTACTTCTGATCGAAAGAAAATTATTACCATTACCTCTGTTATACTTAAGTGCA
This genomic interval from Wolbachia endosymbiont (group A) of Rhinocyllus conicus contains the following:
- a CDS encoding Fic family protein, with product MDIKESPPGKVVRAFAGYQAFPLPPKFEWDNDLVNSLSRADHILGMLSREGAKLPNPHLLIRPFIAREAVLSSRIEGTQATLGEILAQEAGANVDRNPDDLQEVRNYISALDYGLKRLQSLPVSLRLIKEIHGRLMQSARPGEFRLVQNWIGSPGCTINTAKYVPPAPNELISCLRSFEKFLHDRTLPPLIHIALCHYQFEAIHPFLDGNGRIGRLLITLLLIERKLLPLPLLYLSAFFEATKSEYYDQLYNISNRGTWHDWFSYFLNGVVLQSLDALSRAERINILIANWQTEVSSKTEGVASGIVRYLAVNPYFTIRKVVENLGVVFTTAQRAIVKLEDLGIVSQTSQGKRDRVYCATDILNILEEPTKITENFDSTL
- a CDS encoding DUF1016 N-terminal domain-containing protein — its product is MDITTSLLGDISNLIDRAKNHLATHFNSTLVLLNWEIGFRIGQDILKHKRADYGKRIISQLAKELQIKYGRGFDRASLFRMVQI
- a CDS encoding TerC family protein, which translates into the protein MLADAWTLLTLTLLETILSVDNLIFISLAIDKVPNALRERVRLMGLGLALLMRFVILFFTSSILSMQKPIFHTASLNISARDLLMIAGGLFLIVKSSMELWDDIFVCKKNKKKANVKSKFFLVVLQIILIDLVFSVDSILTAIALTYNMIIIATAFTFSMLAMLFLSSYTAQLIKSNPGLKVIAILFILLVGVYLILHGFHIELPKGYLYSSFMFALLVEVISKIKKT